The proteins below come from a single Cannabis sativa cultivar Pink pepper isolate KNU-18-1 chromosome 3, ASM2916894v1, whole genome shotgun sequence genomic window:
- the LOC115709228 gene encoding aldehyde oxidase GLOX-like: protein MGIIITKTTICAIILIITLHYSILHINAVNPSSSNHTRQGRWDLLRENVGVVAMHMTLTHHGTVIIFDQTQAGPSRYKLRRRFSSGRHCSSSGDDATDSSCYAHSIEYDISTNKIRALRMDTDPWCSSGSFLSNGTLLQAGGNGRGARRIRYFRPCNNTECDWRQSRTQLSEERWYASSLALPQRDRVVVVGGRRVFSYEFVPKMLSNDHRAFHLPLLSQTNDRNSRGNNLYPFLHLSSDGNLFIFANRDSILFNHRRNRVVKNFPRIPGGGSRNYPSTGSSVILPLNHNDRFQRVEVMVCGGSASGAYQASRRRHRYLQGLDSCGRMVITGNTHRWRMERMPGPRLMNDMLLLPNGDVLIINGAKRGVAGWERARNASLRPFLYNPTKPQGRRFSLLSRTNIPRMYHSSAVLLPDGRVLVGGSNPNERYTFRGVDYPTELRLQAFTPHYMDNHYNPTRPSNVTLLSQHLNGVVYGSEFHVRFFMSNTTTISRPSRDFEFVVYAPPFTTHSMSMNQRLLRLRAKSVVTDNKSSSGWVEAVLEAPPSPNVAPSGYYMLTVVNQGIPSVSQWVRFIHSS, encoded by the exons ATGGGAATAATCATAACAAAAACCACCATATGTgctataatcttaattataacaCTCCATTATTCCATTTTACATATCAATGCAGTAAACCCCTCCTCTTCCAACCACACAAGACAAGGCCGTTGGGACCTTTTACGTGAAAACGTAGGTGTAGTAGCCATGCACATGACCTTAACTCACCACGGCACAGTAATCATCTTCGACCAAACACAAGCCGGCCCTTCCCGGTACAAGCTCCGCCGCCGCTTCAGCAGTGGAAGACATTGCTCAAGTTCAGGCGACGACGCCACCGACTCTTCATGCTACGCTCACTCTATCGAGTACGATATATCAACCAACAAAATAAGAGCTCTCAGAATGGACACAGACCCTTGGTGCTCCTCTGGATCTTTCCTAAGCAACGGGACACTCCTCCAAGCGGGCGGAAACGGCCGAGGAGCTCGAAGAATCAGATACTTTCGGCCTTGTAACAACACCGAATGTGACTGGAGACAGTCCAGGACACAACTCTCGGAGGAGAGGTGGTACGCTTCGAGCTTGGCGTTGCCGCAACGCGATAGGGTTGTTGTGGTTGGTGGGAGGAGAGTGTTCAGCTACGAATTTGTTCCCAAAATGTTATCGAACGATCATCGAGCTTTTCACCTACCGCTTCTGAGCCAAACGAACGACAGGAATTCGAGAGGGAATAATCTTTACCCATTTTTGCATCTTTCGTCGGATggtaacttgtttatttttgcTAATAGGGACTCCATACTGTTTAACCACAGACGGAACAGGGTTGTTAAGAATTTTCCGAGAATACCGGGAGGCGGTTCGAGGAACTATCCGAGTACTGGTTCTTCTGTTATACTTCCTTTGAATCATAATGATAGGTTTCAGAGAGTTGAAGTCATGGTCTGTGGTGGCTCCGCCTCTGGGGCTTACCAAGCTTCCCGCCGCCGTCATAGATATCTTCAGGGCTTGGATTCATGTGGAAGGATGGTTATCACAG gcaACACACACAGATGGAGAATGGAACGAATGCCAGGTCCTCGTCTAATGAACGACATGCTTCTCCTCCCAAACGGCGACGTATTAATCATAAACGGCGCCAAAAGGGGCGTCGCGGGTTGGGAAAGAGCAAGAAACGCGTCTTTGAGGCCATTCCTGTACAACCCAACAAAACCACAAGGAAGAAGATTCTCCCTCCTCAGCCGCACAAACATCCCAAGAATGTACCACTCCTCGGCGGTCCTCCTTCCCGACGGGAGAGTCCTAGTAGGTGGCAGCAACCCAAACGAAAGGTACACTTTCAGGGGCGTAGATTACCCAACTGAGCTAAGATTACAAGCTTTCACTCCCCACTACATGGACAACCACTACAACCCCACTAGACCCTCAAACGTCACTTTGCTCAGCCAACACCTTAACGGCGTCGTTTACGGTTCAGAGTTTCACGTTCGTTTTTTCATGTCTAATACAACAACAATAAGCAGGCCCAGTCGCGACTTTGAGTTTGTGGTTTACGCGCCGCCATTTACGACTCACTCAATGTCGATGAATCAGAGGTTGTTGAGGCTGAGAGCTAAGAGTGTGGTTACAGATAATAAGAGCAGTAGTGGTTGGGTTGAGGCAGTTTTGGAGGCTCCTCCTTCTCCTAATGTTGCTCCATCTGGTTATTACATGCTTACTGTTGTTAATCAAGGGATTCCTAGTGTTTCTCAGTGGGTTCGGTTCATACATAGTTCATAG